The genomic stretch AGCGCCAAGCATTGATGTCATAGAAGTCAGACCGGTTGAGATAGGCGAGCCAGATTGGATGTACGACTTGAAGAATTACATCGCCAACGGCACTCTACCGGACGACTCTTcccgggcaaagaaagttaagtTAAGGGCACCACGTTTTCAATTGGTTGATGATAGGCTCTACAAAAGATCATATGGCGGACCGCTGCTCCGGTGCTTAACTAGCGACGAGGCGAAAGTAGTGATGGAAGAAGTTCACGAAGGGATTTGTTCTGCCCATCAAGGACCAAGAACACTCGCGCAAAAGATCATTCTGATGGGTTACTATTGGCCTTCGATCAACCTGGATTGCGAGCAGTACGTTCGACGATGCGCTACTTGTCAAGAATTTCACAAGTTACCCGGTCGACCAGCCACCTACTATCAACCAGTCAGCGAAGTAATACCTTTTGCGAGATGGGGTGTAGATCTGATCGGAGCATTCCCGATGGCAGCCGGACGCAAAAAGTATGTGATAGTGGCGATCgactacttcaccaagtgggtggAAGCAAAAGCGTTGGCAACCATCACTTCTCAACAGTGTCAAAAGTTTCTTTGGAAAAATGTGATTACTCGCTTCGGGGTACCTGTTCAATTGATCACAGACAACGGGACACAATTTGACAGCCGACCGTTTAAGAACTTCATGGCTCATTTGGGCATAAAGCATACCCGAGTGNTCAACCAGTCAGCGAAGTAATACCTTTTGCGAGATGGGGTGTAGATCTGATCGGAGCATTCCCGATGGCAGCCGGACGCAGAAAGTATGTGATAGTGGCGATCgactacttcaccaagtgggtggAAGCAAAAGCGTTGGCAACCATCACTTCTCAACAGTGTCAAAAGTTCCTTTGGAAAAATGTGATTACTCGCTTCGGGGTACCTGTTCAATTGATCACAGACAACGGGACACAATTTGACAGCCGACCGTTTAAGAACTTCATGGCTCATTTGGGCATNGACTATCAAGGCATTCAAGCCAGGGAGACTTTGCTCGCAACACGGACTATCAAGGCATTCAAGCCAGGGAGACTTTGCTCGCAACAAGTTagccgcctggagcacattctacttctcgaacctgacgactctcgcagattcaagaagtgggggacttgtgatgggtaaatatgcacatgtactagtcggtccgtaaatcacctgtccgtcNNNNNNNNNNNNNNNNNNNNNNNNNNNNNNNNNNNNNNNNNNNNNNNNNNNNNNNNNNNNNNNNNNNNNNNNNNNNNNNNNNNNNNNNNNNNNNNNNNNNNNNNNNNNNNNNNNNNNNNNNNNNNNNNNNNNNNNNNNNNNNNNNNNNNNNNNNNNNNNNNNNNNNNNNNNNNNNNNNNNNNNNNNNNNNNNNNNNNNNNNNNNNNNNNNNNNNNNNNNNNNNNNNNNNNNNNNNNNNNNNNNNNNNNNNNNNNNNNNNNNNNNNNNNNNNNNNNNNNNNNNNNNNNNNNNNNNNNNNNNNNNNNNNNNNNNNNNNNNNNNNNNNNNNNNNNNNNNNNNNNNNNNNNNNNNNNNNNAGAATGTACTACTTGAAAAACTacaagaaagcatagagaagcttggATATTATCTTATGTCAACGAATTTGCAAGATGGTTGATCGGTCGACCAACACCTTGAAAGTCAAGCAACATGCTCTCGACTAAGCACTTCGTGTAACCAGTCCGAAAAATTTGACCACTTGGACGCTATGCAATCTGGTCGATCATCCACTTGGAAGCCTAGCAACTTGCAACGATCGACAACCACTTCAATGTCAAAAGACTTGCGAACTGACAAAGTGATATGTTGACCGACCATCCACTTGAATGGCAAGCAACTTGCACAGGACTACCAACGATACCAAGCGACTTGCACCAGNtccgtagcgtaatcgtagaccccgtttacatttacgctatcaaatacataacataaaacgtttacatcaacgatcaatgaaatggtaaaccattccttacaatCAGACATAGGAACAACATTTCTAACTATGcaatagaaaacttgaatcgcagactgttttatAACTAGGAAACTATGTTCcatcagggagcttaaagcttcatatcaaagatctgggtcttcgtcatcattcatTTTTGCTCgttgcccaggataagatccacacttgccgaaaccaaactaaacgatttatgctaatgaaaatgaaaaactcgtgaaagtaacgagaggaaaaatgcttgTGAAAGTAACGATacgaaaacacaataataaagaaaataaaaaagtgggtaaagtcaaagtagagttgggagttcaagactaccaacacaaaccccaatacctacctactattattttattcaaagggagagaaaacgaaATAAGAAGATCtatggcggtggtcggaggcggacggagctgcgacggtggtcggggcggaagaagagcgatagcaaacgtagaaggtggcCAAAatcgccggctcaaagctccgtTAGAgttccggccggaggccggcggtggaagtcgaagttgagcagcaaagaaaggcgtttggttttagatAGAAAATGGGAGgcatcattatttatttatttatttgaatttagaTGATTCCAATTTCATCGGGTAATCTAATAatctttatgttcataatatctATTTTTAGAGTCTTTATCGTCTTTATCGAAGTAAATCGCAAGTTACATAATCAGCTcattaggagcttatagcttattttaagctactaataagttataaattttgtttggtaatgttcctaataagctagtagcttaaaataagagtttattttagcgtttcaaaataaactagtagcttccaaacttttttttcatctttaactttattattttaaataaacgaCATCATTTACCATTCCTAATTAAAACAGTTtgggctaaacctttttgactttttctcttcaatatgtttggttgtaatttcaatttgacatttatgtttgaacattgattttgtatgaactaatcttatgaaatataaacattttgttttgctttatatgttttcaaatatacgttcttactttatattttattaaaatatattaatttcactattttatattttaatatataaacaaacctatttaaatttaaaactatttaaattgtatgaagatgttatttttagtctttttacatttataagtttatcaaaaagttaattttaccaaacactttacagctcttcagatttcagcttcgaacttataacttttcagttttcagctacttttcagttttcagctaggtttgccaaacataacctatgtagtgtgatgacacattTGGTGGTTTATATTTGAACAAGTCAATTATACTTAATTCcggtctttttctttttttttttaataaaacaagACTCGTCCTAGAGTCATTGTACCTTCCATcatctaagtttttttttacaGGCTTTTTTAGTTGTGAACCACTACG from Ipomoea triloba cultivar NCNSP0323 chromosome 12, ASM357664v1 encodes the following:
- the LOC115999569 gene encoding uncharacterized protein LOC115999569, encoding MMLTQFAIEYKPRPAIKGQALADFIVECTARDPEPDRPTALEEPWWEVSTDGSSSKKGCGGGIVLTSPEGFKIYQALIFKFQPTNNEAEYEALIGGLRLAKQMKAERLRARSDSRLIIGQLSSTIDAKEDRMIQYKDIALELLQQFKKYELIQVSRMENTDADMLSKLTQEAPEYVSKIARIEEIGAPSIDVIEVRPVEIGEPDWMYDLKNYIANGTLPDDSSRAKKVKLRAPRFQLVDDRLYKRSYGGPLLRCLTSDEAKVVMEEVHEGICSAHQGPRTLAQKIILMGYYWPSINLDCEQYVRRCATCQEFHKLPGRPATYYQPVSEVIPFARWGVDLIGAFPMAAGRKKYVIVAIDYFTKWVEAKALATITSQQCQKFLWKNVITRFGVPVQLITDNGTQFDSRPFKNFMAHLGIKHTRVXNQSAK